The proteins below are encoded in one region of Sphingobium yanoikuyae:
- a CDS encoding gamma-glutamyltransferase family protein, with amino-acid sequence MSDTPPSFLDRREMLAAGLAGMALSTLPGRAMAQSGARAPDAPRTGSASVAAHRVEVPMPHGGVTAGHPLAAMAGTRMLMQGGTAADAVVAAMAVMNVVEPWASSAGGNGFATCLDRKTGKVQSLAFTGGAPRLLDPDGDPKALDHGPKALTVPGAFGGWIALARRFGKLPLSTLLEPAIGYARDGHPLDASIAMFITRAQKTLALYPTSAAIFLPGGQPPAPRSIFRNPDLARSFQALADAESQALKGGADRDRALQAAHDYFYTGPIAQEFARFSKETGGWLRLDDLKAYQPRWDDPVTTNYRGLDVYCSPLTSRTGLELCEQLNLIEGLDLAALPADDPLFTHYLIEAIKVAKADVYKYAADPKFAQTPVEGLLSKRFAAERRKLIDAARAGLYPDGGNAAAFERAALERARQDFAHQGDDHTRGGDTTSLSAVDADGNAIAVTTTVGGGFGTFLVMGNTGILFNNGLRLGSSAPYAGHPNKVAPGKVALLGNGPTIVLDKGRLKLVFGSPGGETIGQTQFQFLVNVVDRGLPIQAAIEAPRFALDADPNFYRPGAAITVQAERRFPDATIQRLTAMGHKIELVGPYAIGSVQGILADPSGARMAGADPRRMGYAVGY; translated from the coding sequence ATGTCCGATACGCCCCCGTCCTTCCTGGATCGCCGCGAAATGCTGGCCGCCGGCCTTGCCGGCATGGCGCTATCCACCCTGCCCGGCCGCGCCATGGCCCAATCGGGCGCACGCGCGCCCGACGCACCCCGCACCGGCAGCGCCAGCGTCGCCGCGCACCGGGTCGAAGTGCCCATGCCGCATGGCGGCGTGACCGCCGGCCATCCACTGGCCGCCATGGCCGGCACCCGCATGCTGATGCAGGGCGGCACCGCCGCCGACGCCGTGGTCGCGGCGATGGCGGTCATGAACGTGGTCGAACCCTGGGCATCCAGCGCCGGCGGCAACGGCTTTGCCACCTGCCTCGATCGCAAGACAGGCAAGGTCCAGTCATTGGCCTTCACCGGCGGCGCGCCGCGTCTGCTCGATCCCGATGGCGATCCCAAGGCGCTGGACCATGGCCCCAAGGCATTGACCGTGCCGGGCGCCTTTGGCGGCTGGATCGCGCTGGCCCGCCGGTTCGGCAAATTGCCGCTCTCAACCCTGCTTGAACCGGCGATCGGCTATGCCCGCGACGGCCATCCGCTCGACGCCTCCATCGCGATGTTCATCACGCGCGCGCAGAAGACATTGGCGCTCTATCCGACCAGCGCGGCGATCTTCCTGCCCGGTGGCCAGCCCCCGGCGCCCCGTTCCATCTTCCGCAATCCCGATCTGGCCCGCAGCTTTCAGGCCCTTGCCGATGCGGAAAGCCAGGCGCTCAAGGGCGGCGCCGATCGGGATCGCGCGCTGCAGGCGGCGCATGACTATTTCTACACCGGCCCGATCGCGCAGGAATTTGCCCGCTTCTCGAAGGAGACCGGCGGCTGGCTGCGGCTCGATGACCTCAAGGCCTATCAGCCGCGCTGGGACGATCCGGTGACGACCAATTATCGCGGGCTGGATGTCTATTGCAGCCCGCTCACCTCGCGCACGGGACTCGAATTATGCGAACAGCTCAATCTGATCGAGGGGCTCGACCTCGCCGCGCTGCCCGCCGACGATCCCCTCTTCACCCATTATCTGATCGAGGCGATCAAGGTCGCGAAGGCCGATGTCTATAAATATGCTGCCGATCCCAAATTCGCGCAGACGCCGGTCGAGGGACTGCTGTCCAAGCGCTTCGCCGCCGAGCGACGCAAGCTGATCGATGCCGCCCGTGCGGGCCTCTATCCCGATGGCGGCAATGCCGCCGCCTTCGAGCGGGCCGCGCTGGAACGGGCACGGCAGGATTTCGCGCATCAGGGCGACGATCATACGCGCGGCGGCGATACCACCAGCCTGTCGGCGGTCGATGCCGACGGCAATGCCATCGCGGTCACGACGACGGTCGGCGGCGGCTTCGGCACCTTCCTGGTGATGGGCAATACCGGCATATTGTTCAACAACGGCCTGCGCCTGGGGTCGTCCGCCCCCTATGCCGGCCATCCCAACAAGGTCGCACCGGGCAAGGTCGCCCTGCTCGGCAATGGCCCGACCATCGTCCTCGACAAGGGCCGGCTGAAACTGGTCTTCGGCTCACCCGGCGGCGAGACGATCGGCCAGACCCAGTTCCAGTTCCTGGTCAATGTCGTCGATCGCGGCCTGCCGATCCAGGCCGCGATCGAGGCGCCACGCTTCGCGCTCGACGCCGATCCCAATTTCTACAGGCCCGGCGCGGCGATCACCGTGCAGGCGGAACGGCGCTTCCCGGACGCCACGATCCAGCGCCTGACCGCGATGGGGCACAAGATCGAACTGGTCGGCCCCTACGCGATCGGCAGCGTACAGGGCATTTTGGCCGACCCATCGGGCGCCCGCATGGCCGGCGCCGATCCCCGCCGCATGGGCTATGCTGTGGGATATTGA
- a CDS encoding amino acid permease — MSTGFWGPIKPIGASHHAQHQQLRKTLSWPHLIALGVGAIVGTGIYTLTGVGADRAGPAVILAFAIAGAVCACAALAYAELATLIPTAGSAYTYTYSVLGETLAWVVGWSLILEYSLACSTVAVGWSGYLVGWIQQAGISLPPMLLAGPHGGGIVNLPAVLVALAIAGMLIAGTRESATLNIILVVIKLTALAAFVALALPAFQSDHLQPFMPYGFVSHVEGGMTRGVMAAAAIVFFAFYGFDAVATSAEEARNPGRDLTIGIVGSMAVCTLIYMAVAVAAIGALDYRALAGSSEPLALVLRTLEHPVAAWLVAGAALVALPSVILVMMYGQSRIFFVMARDGLLPRSLSKVSEKTGSPARITAITGLFVAAVAGFFRLDEIAELANAGTLIAFIAVAGCMMALRRKAPEMKRVFRCPQPYLVGTLAIVGCIYLLISLPEKTLLRFGLWNLAGLALYFAYSRGRSLLRTTGYAASEEGLPE, encoded by the coding sequence TTGAGCACTGGATTTTGGGGACCGATCAAGCCGATCGGCGCCAGTCATCACGCGCAGCATCAGCAATTGCGCAAGACATTGTCCTGGCCGCATCTGATCGCGCTGGGGGTCGGGGCGATTGTTGGCACCGGCATCTATACGCTGACCGGCGTGGGGGCCGACCGGGCGGGGCCGGCGGTGATCCTGGCCTTCGCCATTGCAGGGGCCGTGTGCGCCTGCGCGGCGCTGGCCTATGCCGAACTGGCCACGCTGATCCCGACCGCAGGCAGCGCCTATACCTACACCTATTCGGTGCTGGGGGAGACGCTGGCCTGGGTCGTGGGCTGGAGCCTGATCCTGGAATATTCGCTGGCGTGCAGCACGGTGGCGGTCGGCTGGTCGGGCTATCTGGTCGGCTGGATCCAGCAGGCGGGGATCAGCCTGCCGCCGATGCTGCTGGCCGGGCCGCATGGCGGCGGCATCGTCAACCTGCCCGCCGTGCTGGTGGCGCTGGCGATCGCCGGCATGCTGATCGCGGGCACGCGGGAAAGTGCGACGCTCAACATCATTCTGGTCGTCATCAAGCTGACCGCGCTCGCCGCCTTCGTCGCACTGGCGCTGCCTGCCTTCCAGTCCGACCATCTCCAGCCCTTCATGCCCTATGGCTTCGTCAGCCATGTGGAAGGTGGCATGACGCGCGGCGTGATGGCGGCAGCGGCGATCGTCTTCTTCGCCTTCTACGGTTTCGATGCGGTGGCGACCTCGGCCGAGGAAGCGCGGAATCCTGGCCGTGACCTGACCATCGGCATCGTCGGATCGATGGCGGTCTGCACCCTCATCTATATGGCGGTCGCGGTCGCGGCGATCGGCGCGCTCGACTATCGGGCGCTGGCCGGTTCGTCCGAACCACTGGCGCTGGTGCTGCGCACGCTGGAGCATCCGGTTGCCGCCTGGCTGGTGGCGGGCGCTGCGCTGGTGGCGCTGCCCTCCGTCATCCTGGTCATGATGTATGGCCAGAGCCGCATCTTCTTCGTCATGGCGCGTGACGGGCTGCTGCCGCGTTCGCTCAGCAAGGTGTCGGAAAAGACCGGCTCGCCCGCCCGCATCACCGCGATCACGGGCCTCTTCGTCGCGGCGGTGGCCGGCTTCTTCCGCCTCGACGAGATCGCCGAACTGGCCAATGCGGGCACGCTGATCGCCTTCATCGCGGTTGCCGGCTGCATGATGGCGCTGCGCCGCAAGGCGCCCGAGATGAAGCGCGTGTTCCGCTGTCCGCAGCCCTATCTGGTCGGCACGCTGGCGATTGTCGGCTGCATCTATCTGCTGATCAGCCTGCCGGAAAAGACGCTGCTGCGTTTCGGCCTGTGGAACCTGGCTGGCCTGGCGCTCTATTTCGCCTATAGCCGCGGCCGCAGCCTGCTGCGCACGACCGGTTATGCGGCTAGCGAGGAAGGCTTGCCGGAATAG